A region of the Clostridium estertheticum subsp. estertheticum genome:
GTTAGTAGATATGATACTGAAGGTTTAAGATGTGAGATTGAAGAGAATGAAAAACTAACTAAGTTTATTTTCCATAAGGAAAATGTTTTAGTTGAAACTGATAAGGACTTTAATTGTATTTCTAGATTTACAAGAGGGTATGAGGTTGTTGCTACGGATATTGCAAGTAATACAGAAGAAAATAGGTATTACTATACTCATGACGAGCAGGGAAGTACTGGTTTTATTACTGATAAAGAGCAGCACATAAAAAATGAATATTGTTATGATGCTTTTGGAAATGTACTAGATAGTAGGGAAGAGGTTCATAATAGGATAACTTATACAGGTCAACAGTTTGATGGTATAACTCAGCAGTATTATTTGAGAGCTAGATTTTATAATCCTGTTATTTATTATGATCCTAGTGGTTATGCTAAAAATACATGTATTACTAAAGCCAGATCATTTGAGGAAAGGGTAGCTAAAAGTAGTGGGCTTAAGTATAGATCTAGAGTTGGTAGTAATGGGGAACTTAGATCAGCATTTGCAAAAATAGAATCAAAACATATAGGAAAAGGAACTAATACCAATAAATCAGCGAGAACTTTAATGCAGAAACTTGGACTTGCTACTGATGATGCAGGCCATGCAATTGGTAAAAACCTCGGAGGACCAGTAGGAGCGAGATCAAAAAATTTATTTCAACAAAATTTAAATATTAATAGAGGAAATTTTGCTCAATTTGAAAAAATGATAGCCAAGGAAGTTTTAAAAGGTAAAGAGGTATTTATTAGAGTAGTTCCAAGATCAATGAAAGGAGCAACAAGACCTTATGAGGTTCTTTAGCAAGTTAGAATTAATGGAAAGACTATAAGTAAAGTATTTGAAAACCCTTTATAAGACAATAAGTTTATTAAATTTTGAATTAAGAAGGAGGAAAATAATGGAGCAATGTTATGTATTAAAAATTAATGAGGAAAAAAATATACAAGAAAATTCAGATTTATGTTTTATAGGAGGCTATCCTAGAATTCCAATTAGTGCAACAATCCCAAAATGTAAATTATGCAATAAAGAACAAACATTTATGTTTCAAGTAGCATTTCCTGAAAATCATGTTTGGTATGGTTTATCTATGGCTATATTTGCCTGTACATCTTGTGCTAAGGAAGGATACTTTATACCTGAGATGTTAAATGTACATCTTAAGGGAGCTAATATACCATTAGGGTTTTTAGATAAGTATCAAAAAAATTTTAAGAGTATGATTTTTGAAACTTCAGAAGCTAGAGTGCAAACTGATTATTGTGAAAAAGTTAAGTTTAAAAAGTGGGACTTAATAAAGGCAACTAATAATAAAATAAATAAAAATAAGATAGGTGGAATACCAAAATGGGTATTAGATGATGAAACCCCATCTACATACAATTATGAAAATTCTATGTTCTTTATAATGCAAATTTTCGAAGAATTTGAATTTGAAAAATCACCTAAAGCACCACCACAGATTGAGCTTAGTTTAACAGGATAATTTGAACCATCAGAAGACAATTTTTACAAACTCTTTATTGGAAATGCAATATATTTTTTTGGAACCCTAGATAGAAAAGATCCAAAGGTTTATATATTAACTCAAGTATAAAATCTCCGAAAGGTATATGATAATTTTCATCAGGCTTTAGGGGGCTTTTATTAATGACTTTATGATTAGAATCTTAGGAATGTGAGTATTTTAAGAGTAAACTGAGGTTATTTCAAGAAGGTAACAGGTTAACAAAAACAACAATTAATATTAGTAAGAATAAACTGTTTCCAGTTTATTCTATGGGGTCAGGGCTCAAGCTAATAATTGTAAATTATAAAAATTTCTAATCCCATCATAAGTAAATTATGATGGATTTTTATCTGTAGTGCGAAAGCAAAAGCGGTAGCAGGTTGAGAAGTGGAACAATATAGAGTGTAAGGTGAAAAACTGTATATTAGAAAGAAAACCCTACACCGATAGGTGATAGTAACAGTAACTTCAACAGGTGAGGTATTAGTAGATTATAGTTATGCTTATGATTTTAAATGTAAATAGAAAAAGTAAGCTCTAAGCATAAAAATCACTACACCTATGACAGCATGAATAGAGTAAAAGACTCTAGCTATGATGGAAGACAAGAGAGCTTCACCTATGATAAAGTAGGGAATAGACTAACAAAAACAACAAATGATATAACTGACAAGTATGTTTATAATGTAAAAAACCAGCTAAAGGAATTACACCAAGATTCTGGCACAAATCACTTTACTTATGATAAACAAGGCAATACAATAAAAGAAGATAGTAACCTAGGTGCTAACACCTTTGAGTACAATACTCTAAACCAACAAGTAAAAGCTATAACTAAGGAAGGAAATACTTTAGTTAGTAGATACGATAGTGAAGGCTTAAGATGTGAGATTGAAGAAAATGAAAAGTTAACTAAGTTTATTTTCCATAAGGAAAATGTATTAGTTGAAACTGATAAGGACTTTAATGCAATTTCTAGATTCACTAGAGGGTATGAGGTTGTTGCTGCTGATATTTCAGGGGAAGATCTAGAAACAAATAGATATTATTATACTCATTACGAGCAAGGTAGTACAGTCTATATTACAGATAAAGAGCAACAAATAAAAAATGAATATTGTTATGATGCTTTTGGTAATGTATTAGATAGTAAAGAGGAAGTTCACAATAGAATAACTTATACTGGACAGCAATTTGATGGTATAACAAATCAATACTACTTGAGAGCAAGGTTCTATAATCCTATTATTGGAAGATTTACGCAGGAGGATGTTTATAGAGGTGATGGGTTAAATCTTTATAGTTATTGTGGGAGTAATCCTGTAGGGTATTGTGATCCTTAGTGGGTATGCTAATTGTAAGAGTAAAACGAGTGCTTTAGGAGAAATGTCTAAAGAAGATGCAAAGTTGTATAATGCATACTGGGATAATGTTGCTGCAACAAAAGGCAACATAAATGGATATAATAAAGCTATAAAGAAAAGTGATGAATTAGGAGATTATCATGAAGTAAAGTTAAAATATGAAAAAGGGGTTAAATGAGGAGATAAGATAAAGGATATGGATATAAATGATTTTAATTATAAAGCTAACATATTAGAAGAGCTAGGTAATAATAATCAATCATATAAAACAGCATCAAATAGGAATCCTAATATAACACGGACATATAAGAAATATATTAGGGAAGATATTATTAACAAATATAGAGATGATCCAACTAAGGTAAAAGAAGAATTGAAAAAGTTAAAAAGTATGGATCCTGATCACATTCGGGAATTGCAACTTGGAGGTCTTGATGAATTTGGCAATTTGAAAATGATAGATGAATTTACAAATAGAAGAATAGATTAAAATTTAGGTGTACAAATGAGAGCTGTTTCAGAA
Encoded here:
- a CDS encoding DNA/RNA non-specific endonuclease codes for the protein MRARFYNPVIYYDPSGYAKNTCITKARSFEERVAKSSGLKYRSRVGSNGELRSAFAKIESKHIGKGTNTNKSARTLMQKLGLATDDAGHAIGKNLGGPVGARSKNLFQQNLNINRGNFAQFEKMIAKEVLKGKEVFIRVVPRSMKGATRPYEVL
- a CDS encoding RHS repeat-associated core domain-containing protein, with product MNRVKDSSYDGRQESFTYDKVGNRLTKTTNDITDKYVYNVKNQLKELHQDSGTNHFTYDKQGNTIKEDSNLGANTFEYNTLNQQVKAITKEGNTLVSRYDSEGLRCEIEENEKLTKFIFHKENVLVETDKDFNAISRFTRGYEVVAADISGEDLETNRYYYTHYEQGSTVYITDKEQQIKNEYCYDAFGNVLDSKEEVHNRITYTGQQFDGITNQYYLRARFYNPIIGRFTQEDVYRGDGLNLYSYCGSNPVGYCDP